A portion of the Pseudophryne corroboree isolate aPseCor3 unplaced genomic scaffold, aPseCor3.hap2 scaffold_1920, whole genome shotgun sequence genome contains these proteins:
- the LOC135004350 gene encoding alpha/beta hydrolase domain-containing protein 17C-like, giving the protein MYGLSWRRLLSIFCCPPRLNCIIAKLAFHPPEPTYTLREIEAAPAQDLAQDEQVDPTICLPPVCNLQLSEGANWPHSQQKLDAVEMFRCTTKRGNSLACMYVRCVPGSRYTLLYSHDCAVDLGKMCRRYLALGSKIKCNIFSYDYSGYGVSSGKPSEKNAYADIEAAWLALRTRYGVPTENIILYGESIGTAPAVDLATRYKCAAVILHGALMSGVRMGYPNARRAYCWDAFTNIDKISKVTCPVLIIHGTKDAVVDFCHGLTMYERCPTAVKPLWVEGGGHTDLHKHRQYLVRLQKFISQELPNI; this is encoded by the exons ATGTACGGCCTCTCGTGGAGGAGGCTGCTTTCGATCTTTTGCTGCCCACCTAGGCTGAACTGCATTATTGCCAAACTGGCCTTTCACCCCCCGGAGCCTACGTACACGCTACGTGAGATTGAGGCAGCCCCAGCACAGGACCTGGCGCAGGATGAGCAGGTGGACCCCACAATCTGTCTACCTCCCGTATGTAATCTGCAGCTATCAGAAGGGGCTAACTGGCCACACTCCCAGCAGAAGCTGGACGCTGTAGAGATGTTCCGCTGTACCACCAAGCGGGGGAATAGCCTGGCCTGTATGTACGTCCGCTGCGTCCCTGGGAGCCGCTACACACTCCTCTACTCTCACGACTGTGCTGTTGACCTAGGCAAGATGTGCAGACGCTACCTTGCCCTAGGCTCCAAGATCAAGTGCAATATATTCTCCTACGACTACTCCGGCTATGGGGTGAGCAGCGGAAAGCCAAGCGAGAAGAACGCATATGCAGACATCGAGGCAGCTTGGCTCGCCCTGAGGACCCG ATATGGAGTCCCGACGGAAAATATCATCCTGTATGGAGAGAGCATTGGGACAGCACCGGCAGTTGACCTTGCCACGCGCTACAAATGTGCAGCAGTAATACTGCACGGGGCGCTCATGTCAGGTGTGCGGATGGGCTATCCTAACGCCCGGAGGGCCTACTGTTGGGATGCCTTCACCAA CATCGACAAAATCTCCAAGGTCACCTGCCCGGTACTCATCATCCATGGGACTAAAGATGCGGTTGTGGACTTCTGCCATGGGCTGACAATGTATGAGCGCTGCCCAACTGCTGTAAAGCCTCTCTGGGTGGAAGGAGGAGGGCACACGGATTTACATAAGCACAGGCAATATCTAGTGAGACTCCAGAAATTCATCTCTCAGGAGCTGCCCAATATATGA
- the LOC135004339 gene encoding alpha/beta hydrolase domain-containing protein 17C-like, with the protein MYGLSWRRLFSIFCCPPRLNCIIAKLAFHPPEPTYTLREIEAAPAQDLAQDEQVDPTICLPPVCNLQLSEGANWPHSQQKLDAVEMFRCTTKRGNSLACMYVRCVPGSRYTLLYSHDCAVDLGKMCRRYLALGSKIKCNIFSYDYSGYGVSSGKPSEKNAYADIEAAWLALRTRYGVPAENIILYGESIGTAPAVDLATRYKCAAVILHGALMSGVRMGYPNARRAYCWDAFTNIDKISKVTCPVLIIHGTKDAVVDFCHGLTMYERCPTAVKPLWVEGGGHTDLHKHRQYLVRLQKFISQELPNI; encoded by the exons ATGTACGGCCTCTCGTGGAGGAGGCTGTTTTCGATCTTTTGCTGCCCACCGAGGCTGAACTGCATTATTGCCAAACTGGCCTTTCACCCCCCGGAGCCTACGTACACGCTACGTGAGATTGAGGCAGCCCCAGCACAGGACCTGGCGCAGGATGAGCAGGTGGACCCCACAATCTGTCTACCTCCCGTATGTAATCTGCAGCTATCAGAAGGGGCTAACTGGCCACACTCCCAGCAGAAGCTGGACGCTGTAGAGATGTTCCGCTGTACCACCAAGCGGGGGAATAGCCTGGCCTGTATGTACGTCCGCTGCGTCCCTGGGAGCCGCTACACACTCCTCTACTCTCACGACTGTGCTGTTGACCTAGGCAAGATGTGCAGACGCTACCTTGCCCTAGGCTCCAAGATCAAGTGCAATATATTCTCCTACGACTACTCCGGCTATGGGGTGAGCAGCGGAAAGCCAAGCGAGAAGAACGCATATGCAGACATCGAGGCAGCTTGGCTCGCCCTGAGGACCCG ATATGGAGTCCCGGCGGAAAATATCATCCTGTATGGAGAGAGCATTGGGACAGCACCGGCAGTTGACCTTGCCACGCGCTACAAATGTGCAGCAGTAATACTGCACGGGGCGCTCATGTCAGGTGTGCGGATGGGCTATCCTAACGCCCGGAGGGCCTACTGTTGGGATGCCTTCACCAA CATCGACAAAATCTCCAAGGTCACCTGCCCGGTACTCATCATCCATGGGACTAAAGATGCGGTTGTGGACTTCTGCCATGGGCTGACAATGTATGAGCGCTGCCCAACTGCTGTAAAGCCTCTCTGGGTGGAAGGAGGAGGGCACACGGATTTACATAAGCACAGGCAATATCTAGTGAGACTCCAGAAATTCATCTCTCAGGAGCTGCCCAATATATGA